One part of the Parasphingorhabdus sp. SCSIO 66989 genome encodes these proteins:
- a CDS encoding ATP synthase F1 subunit epsilon, with protein sequence MPLHFELVTPEKLVRSEDVHMVQVPGSEGDFGVLEGHAPFMSTIRNGEVAIFASENAQPETISIEGGFAEVNDKGLTILAERVSG encoded by the coding sequence ATGCCCCTTCATTTTGAACTCGTAACCCCGGAAAAGCTGGTCCGCTCCGAAGATGTGCATATGGTGCAGGTCCCGGGCAGTGAGGGCGATTTCGGCGTGCTCGAAGGCCATGCCCCGTTTATGTCGACCATCCGCAACGGCGAAGTTGCGATCTTCGCGTCGGAAAATGCGCAGCCTGAAACAATCTCGATTGAAGGTGGCTTTGCCGAGGTCAACGACAAGGGCCTGACGATTTTGGCTGAGCGGGTTTCTGGCTGA
- a CDS encoding F0F1 ATP synthase subunit gamma: MASLKELKNRIGSVKSTQKITKAKQMVAAAKLRRAQAAAEAARPYAERLADVMASLAGKVSGDSAPKLLAGTGADQRHLLVVVNTDKGLCGGLNSNIVRAAIAKARELEQDGKDVTFYLVGKKGRAPIKRVYENKIGTHFDTSVVRNPGFEEATQISEELVTMFDHGKYDVAHLIYPIFKSALAQDPTVQQLIPVPAPDSAEDTGAVVEYEPGEEEILEELLPRYVKTQLFGALLEREASEQGASMTAMDNATRNAGDLINRLTIEYNRSRQAAITTELVEIISGAEAL; this comes from the coding sequence ATGGCCAGTCTTAAAGAACTGAAAAACCGGATCGGATCGGTCAAATCGACCCAGAAGATCACCAAGGCCAAGCAGATGGTCGCCGCGGCCAAGCTGCGCCGTGCACAGGCAGCGGCAGAAGCCGCGCGGCCCTATGCCGAGCGTCTGGCTGACGTCATGGCGTCACTGGCTGGCAAGGTATCGGGCGACAGCGCACCAAAGCTGCTCGCGGGCACTGGTGCGGATCAACGTCACCTGCTGGTGGTCGTTAACACCGACAAAGGTCTGTGCGGTGGTCTTAATTCCAATATCGTCCGTGCCGCCATCGCCAAGGCGCGCGAGCTTGAGCAGGACGGTAAGGACGTTACCTTCTATCTCGTCGGCAAAAAGGGCCGCGCGCCCATCAAGCGTGTTTACGAGAACAAGATTGGCACCCATTTCGATACGTCGGTCGTGCGTAATCCCGGCTTTGAAGAAGCCACACAGATTTCCGAAGAGCTGGTCACCATGTTCGACCACGGCAAATATGACGTTGCGCATCTGATCTACCCGATCTTCAAATCAGCACTGGCGCAGGACCCTACCGTGCAACAGCTGATCCCCGTCCCTGCCCCGGACAGCGCTGAGGACACCGGCGCGGTCGTGGAATATGAGCCGGGCGAAGAGGAAATCCTTGAGGAGTTGCTGCCACGCTACGTTAAGACCCAGCTTTTTGGCGCTTTGCTCGAGCGCGAAGCCTCGGAACAAGGCGCATCGATGACCGCTATGGACAATGCGACGCGCAATGCCGGCGACCTCATCAACCGCCTCACCATCGAATATAACCGCAGCCGTCAGGCCGCGATCACCACCGAACTTGTTGAAATCATCTCGGGCGCGGAAGCCCTGTAA
- a CDS encoding glutathione S-transferase → MSNLKLEDCANETCPWSGEPVSADSLVLYKGKVVGFCNPGCRDKFEKATSHFDAAIQD, encoded by the coding sequence ATGTCCAACCTGAAACTGGAAGATTGCGCCAACGAAACCTGCCCATGGTCGGGAGAGCCCGTATCAGCGGACTCGCTGGTCCTCTACAAAGGCAAGGTTGTTGGTTTCTGCAACCCCGGCTGTCGGGACAAATTTGAGAAAGCCACATCCCATTTTGATGCGGCCATACAGGACTGA
- the atpD gene encoding F0F1 ATP synthase subunit beta, protein MANTNTVGRISQIIGAVVDVTFDGELPAILNALETDNNGQRLVLEVAQHLGENTVRTIAMDGTDGLVRGQEVKDTGDQIAMPVGPETLGRIMNVVGEPIDERGPINNKATAPIHAEAPEFVDQSTESEILVTGIKVIDLLAPYAKGGKIGLFGGAGVGKTVLIQELINNIAKGHGGTSVFAGVGERTREGNDLYHEFLDANVIAKDDDGNAISEGSKVALVYGQMNEPPGARARVALSGLTIAEYFRDQEGQDVLFFVDNIFRFTQAGAEVSALLGRIPSAVGYQPTLSTDMGALQERITSTNKGSITSVQAVYVPADDLTDPAPATSFAHLDATTVLNRAISELGIYPAVDPLDSTSRVLEPRVVGEEHYETARAVQSTLQKYKSLQDIIAILGMDELSEEDKLTVARARKIQRFLSQPFHVAEVFTGLPGKFVDLEDTIKSFKAVVDGEYDHLPEAAFYMVGGIDEAIEKGKQLAAEAA, encoded by the coding sequence ATGGCAAACACCAATACCGTAGGCCGCATCAGCCAGATTATCGGCGCTGTCGTCGACGTGACCTTTGACGGCGAACTGCCGGCAATTCTGAACGCGCTGGAAACCGACAATAACGGTCAGCGTCTGGTTCTTGAAGTGGCGCAGCACCTTGGTGAGAATACCGTGCGCACCATCGCCATGGACGGCACTGACGGTCTGGTCCGTGGCCAGGAAGTCAAGGATACAGGCGACCAGATCGCTATGCCGGTTGGTCCTGAAACGCTGGGCCGCATCATGAATGTTGTTGGCGAGCCGATTGATGAGCGCGGCCCGATCAACAACAAGGCTACCGCGCCAATCCATGCCGAGGCACCGGAATTTGTTGATCAGTCGACCGAATCTGAAATTCTCGTTACCGGTATTAAGGTGATCGACCTGCTCGCTCCTTATGCCAAGGGTGGCAAGATCGGCCTGTTCGGCGGTGCAGGCGTCGGTAAGACCGTGCTTATTCAGGAACTGATCAACAACATCGCCAAAGGCCATGGCGGTACGTCGGTGTTCGCTGGCGTGGGTGAGCGTACCCGTGAAGGTAATGACCTGTACCACGAATTTCTCGACGCCAATGTGATCGCCAAGGATGATGACGGCAACGCCATCTCCGAAGGCTCCAAAGTGGCGCTGGTTTATGGCCAGATGAACGAACCTCCGGGCGCACGTGCCCGCGTTGCGCTTTCCGGCCTGACCATCGCGGAATATTTCCGTGATCAGGAAGGCCAGGACGTGCTGTTCTTCGTCGACAATATCTTCCGCTTTACCCAGGCAGGTGCTGAGGTGTCCGCGCTTCTCGGCCGTATTCCTTCGGCTGTGGGCTATCAGCCGACCTTGTCGACCGATATGGGCGCGCTGCAGGAGCGGATTACCTCGACCAATAAAGGCTCGATCACCTCGGTGCAGGCGGTTTACGTTCCTGCCGATGACTTGACCGACCCTGCCCCGGCTACCTCTTTTGCCCACTTGGACGCGACCACCGTGCTTAACCGCGCGATCTCCGAGCTTGGCATTTACCCCGCGGTTGACCCGCTCGACTCCACTTCGCGTGTGCTTGAGCCGCGTGTTGTTGGTGAAGAGCATTATGAAACCGCGCGTGCGGTGCAGTCGACGCTGCAGAAATACAAATCGCTGCAAGACATTATCGCCATTCTCGGCATGGATGAGCTGTCTGAAGAAGACAAACTCACCGTTGCCCGCGCCCGCAAGATCCAGCGCTTCCTGTCACAGCCATTCCATGTGGCTGAGGTCTTCACCGGCCTGCCCGGCAAGTTTGTTGATCTGGAAGACACCATCAAATCGTTCAAGGCGGTTGTCGATGGCGAATATGACCACCTGCCCGAAGCAGCCTTCTACATGGTCGGCGGCATCGATGAAGCGATTGAAAAAGGCAAACAGCTGGCCGCTGAAGCAGCCTAA
- a CDS encoding DMT family transporter gives MNRPSSNMPPMVESRAALARDPRVDGNDSHDHSSISSAMLLTLAGFASLSLGDAVIKSAAGLWPSTGVAALRFTLGAVLLGLLLLVRSGPSAFFLPMPKYQIARGAMLATATLAFFTSIFLMPLADATAILFISPALTALLSAWLLKERVAPHIWVASVIAFIGVVLILRPNIANFGPTAALPLIAALAMSGVMMLNRKVAGSGGVLLMQFLLACFTAPFLILATIAAHYASIEGFTITAPPPQWVWIVCVVVACTSSVSHMLIYLGTTRASAAVVAPMVYVQLLVALLVGVFFYQDYPDLQAMGGAVLIIASGLYLWQRSRAA, from the coding sequence ATGAACCGCCCATCCTCCAACATGCCGCCTATGGTAGAAAGCCGAGCAGCATTGGCGCGCGATCCGCGTGTTGATGGCAATGATAGTCATGACCATAGCAGCATAAGCAGTGCGATGTTGCTGACTCTGGCAGGTTTTGCCAGCCTTTCGCTTGGGGACGCTGTTATCAAATCAGCCGCAGGGCTATGGCCCAGCACCGGCGTTGCGGCATTGCGATTCACTTTAGGGGCGGTGCTGCTCGGCCTGTTGCTACTTGTCCGTTCAGGGCCATCAGCGTTTTTCCTGCCGATGCCGAAATATCAGATTGCGCGTGGCGCTATGCTCGCGACGGCGACTTTGGCTTTCTTTACCAGTATTTTCCTGATGCCGCTGGCCGATGCGACGGCAATATTGTTTATTAGCCCGGCGCTGACGGCGTTACTTTCGGCTTGGCTGCTGAAAGAGCGGGTTGCACCACATATCTGGGTCGCGAGTGTTATTGCCTTTATCGGCGTAGTGCTGATTCTGCGGCCGAATATTGCCAATTTTGGCCCAACCGCTGCTTTGCCATTGATTGCAGCACTGGCGATGTCAGGAGTGATGATGCTCAACCGTAAGGTCGCCGGTAGTGGCGGTGTGTTGCTGATGCAGTTTCTGCTTGCGTGTTTCACTGCGCCGTTTCTGATATTGGCCACCATTGCGGCGCATTATGCCAGTATAGAAGGCTTCACCATAACCGCGCCACCGCCGCAATGGGTCTGGATTGTCTGTGTGGTAGTCGCCTGCACCTCGTCAGTCAGCCATATGCTGATTTATCTCGGCACCACCCGTGCCAGCGCAGCCGTTGTCGCGCCTATGGTCTATGTCCAGCTATTGGTGGCGCTGCTGGTGGGGGTTTTCTTTTATCAGGATTATCCTGACCTGCAGGCGATGGGCGGTGCTGTGCTGATTATCGCGAGCGGTCTCTATCTTTGGCAGAGGAGCAGGGCGGCTTAA
- the atpA gene encoding F0F1 ATP synthase subunit alpha, which yields MDIRAAEISKVIKDQIANFGTEATVSEVGTVLSVGDGIARAHGLANVQAGEMVEFANGTKGMALNLEADNVGIVIFGSDADIAEGDTVKRTGTIVDVPVGKGLLGRVVDGLGNPIDGKGPIEATERKRVEVKAPGIIPRKSVHEPVQTGLKAIDALVPVGRGQRELIIGDRQTGKTAVAIDTFINQKNVNDSDDESKKLYCIYVAVGQKRSTVAQIVKQLEENGAMEYSIVIAATASEPAPLQFLAPYTGCTMGEYFRDNGMHSLIVYDDLSKQAVSYRQMSLLLRRPPGREAYPGDVFFLHSRLLERAAKMNEDNGAGSMTALPIIETQAGDVSAYIPTNVISITDGQIFLETDLFYQGIRPAINVGLSVSRVGSAAQTKAMKKVSGSIKLELAQYREMAAFAQFGSDLDASTQKLLNRGARLTELLKQPQFSPLPFEEQTVSIFAGTNGYLDEVETDRVTEYETEMLHFVRSEHKDILDEIRSSQKFEGETKDKLVAALDKFGKQFA from the coding sequence ATGGACATTCGTGCCGCAGAAATCTCAAAAGTCATCAAGGACCAGATTGCCAATTTCGGCACTGAAGCCACGGTATCCGAAGTCGGCACCGTGCTTTCGGTGGGCGACGGTATCGCCCGCGCCCATGGTCTTGCCAATGTGCAGGCCGGTGAAATGGTCGAATTCGCCAATGGTACCAAGGGCATGGCACTCAACCTTGAGGCTGACAATGTCGGTATCGTGATCTTCGGTTCGGACGCCGATATCGCCGAGGGCGATACGGTGAAGCGGACCGGCACGATTGTGGACGTTCCGGTTGGAAAAGGCCTGCTCGGACGCGTTGTCGATGGTCTGGGTAACCCGATTGACGGCAAGGGCCCGATTGAAGCGACCGAACGCAAGCGCGTTGAAGTGAAGGCACCGGGCATTATCCCGCGTAAATCGGTGCATGAGCCAGTGCAGACCGGCCTTAAAGCGATTGACGCTCTGGTTCCGGTTGGCCGTGGCCAGCGTGAGCTGATCATCGGTGACCGTCAGACCGGCAAGACCGCTGTCGCCATCGACACCTTCATCAACCAGAAGAATGTCAATGACAGCGATGATGAGAGCAAGAAGCTTTACTGCATCTATGTTGCTGTTGGTCAGAAGCGCTCGACCGTGGCGCAGATCGTCAAGCAGCTCGAAGAAAATGGCGCGATGGAATATTCCATCGTTATCGCCGCAACCGCTTCCGAGCCGGCCCCGCTGCAGTTCCTGGCGCCTTATACCGGCTGCACCATGGGCGAATACTTCCGTGACAATGGCATGCACTCGCTGATCGTTTATGACGATCTGTCGAAACAGGCGGTTTCCTATCGTCAGATGTCATTGCTGCTGCGTCGTCCTCCGGGCCGTGAAGCCTATCCGGGTGACGTTTTCTTCCTGCACTCACGTCTGCTGGAACGCGCCGCGAAAATGAACGAAGATAATGGCGCCGGATCGATGACCGCGCTGCCGATCATCGAAACCCAGGCCGGTGACGTATCGGCCTATATCCCGACAAACGTTATTTCGATTACCGATGGTCAGATCTTCCTCGAAACCGACCTCTTCTATCAGGGTATCCGCCCGGCGATTAATGTTGGTCTCTCGGTGAGCCGTGTGGGTTCTGCTGCACAGACCAAGGCGATGAAGAAGGTGTCCGGCTCGATCAAGCTTGAACTGGCGCAATATCGCGAAATGGCGGCCTTTGCACAGTTCGGTTCAGACCTCGACGCGTCCACGCAAAAGCTGCTCAATCGCGGCGCTCGCCTGACCGAGCTGCTCAAACAGCCGCAGTTCAGCCCGCTACCTTTTGAAGAGCAGACCGTCTCCATCTTCGCCGGGACCAATGGCTATCTCGATGAGGTCGAGACCGACCGGGTCACCGAATATGAGACCGAGATGCTGCACTTCGTCCGCTCCGAGCATAAGGATATTCTCGACGAAATCCGCTCAAGCCAGAAGTTTGAGGGCGAAACCAAGGACAAGCTGGTTGCGGCTCTCGACAAATTCGGCAAGCAGTTTGCGTAA